The following are from one region of the Pantoea cypripedii genome:
- a CDS encoding FadR/GntR family transcriptional regulator: protein MNSTDDISQRIVGHDKTAAVSVYRSIMQAIRDGDLKAGDKLPNERELARRFDTSRSTIRNVLAMMSTQGLVTRKVGSGSYLSDNLQNQLNDADRPVAAWHKEVPTYSEILEGRLLFEPMMMQLVTARATEEDFTKMRHHLQGIREAQEWLLYKEHIYAVHQAMFAATRNRFLIQIFDNVIADRRAVQYDGQHSLHSAVNEIVREQTLRELTPLVEALEARDGKLAQKRADDYFTRILASLSVYG from the coding sequence ATGAACAGCACTGATGACATCTCTCAGCGTATTGTCGGTCACGATAAAACCGCTGCGGTAAGCGTTTATCGTTCCATAATGCAGGCCATCCGCGATGGGGATCTGAAAGCGGGTGATAAGTTGCCCAATGAGCGTGAGCTGGCGCGCCGCTTTGATACTTCCCGCAGCACCATTCGTAACGTGCTGGCCATGATGTCTACCCAGGGGTTGGTAACGCGTAAAGTCGGCAGCGGATCTTACTTATCCGATAACCTGCAAAACCAGCTGAATGATGCCGATCGTCCGGTGGCCGCCTGGCATAAAGAAGTCCCGACCTACAGCGAGATCCTGGAAGGTCGCCTGCTGTTTGAACCGATGATGATGCAGCTGGTCACGGCGCGTGCGACAGAGGAAGACTTCACCAAAATGCGCCACCATTTGCAGGGCATTCGCGAGGCTCAGGAGTGGCTGCTGTATAAAGAACATATTTATGCGGTGCACCAGGCGATGTTTGCGGCTACCCGCAACCGCTTTCTGATCCAGATTTTCGATAACGTTATCGCTGACCGGCGGGCGGTGCAGTATGACGGACAACATTCACTGCACTCGGCGGTTAATGAGATTGTGCGCGAGCAGACGCTGCGCGAGCTGACGCCGCTGGTGGAAGCACTGGAAGCCCGCGACGGTAAGCTGGCCCAGAAACGCGCGGATGATTACTTTACCCGTATTCTCGCCTCGCTGAGTGTTTACGGTTAA